One Hyphomonadaceae bacterium BL14 genomic window, CGAGCGGCGCGGGCGCGGTGCCGGCTGCTGGCCGGGCATGCCGCCAAAGCGCTCGAAGAACTCACGCAGCTGCGGCGGTACCTGGCTGAGATCCGGCGCGCCTTCGGGATTGACCACGCCTTCGGCCTCGATGGACACCACGGCGGGGCTGACCCGCTCGATCAGGTCGGCAAAACTCATCGGCGCCCCGTTGGGCGCGGCATAGGTCTGGGCATGGGCCGGAACGGCCGTCAGGGACAGGCCGGGCATGGCGGCGGTCAGAGCCAGACCGGCGGCGGCGGAGACGAGCAAACGCTGGGTAAAGGTCATTCGGTTGGCGATCCTGTCGCTGGGGACGCGCGGGCAGACCGGCGCGCCGTGTAGGTCACTCAGGCATGACGGAAGATGGGTCACCGCATTATTACGGCAACATTACGAATGGGCAATCTGGTCAGCTGTGGTCCGCCGCCGACGTTTCGATATGGCTGACGCGTTCCAGGGTACGGTGCACCGGGCATTTGCCCGCGATCTCCACAAGCTTGTCAGTGAGATCGCCTGCCCCGCCTGCCACGGAGATCACGCGGCTGAACATGTCGCGCGGCGCACCGGAGGCATCTTCGCCGCGCTCATGGGTCACCACAGTGCGGATGCGGCCCAGATCATGGCCCTTGCGCTGGGCATACATGCGCAGCGTCATGGTGGTGCAGGCCGCCAGCGAGGCGCAGAGCAGCTGAAACGGATGGGGTCCGCCCTCCAGCCCGCCCATGGCTTCGGGCTCGTCCACGATGAAGGCGTGCGGGCCAGCAGCGGCCCAGCTGTGATAGCCGCCAAGCCCGGTCTCCTCCACCACTGCTGATCCCTTGCCCTGCGGCGCCCGGGGCGGCTCGGGCCAATCACCCAGCCCGGCATAGCGCAGCGCCCACGCCGCAATGACATCGGCGGCGTGGTGGGCATCGGCTTCCTTTGAAAGAAGATGATCGGCGTGATCGAGGCCAAGAAATGTCTTGGGATGCCTGGCCGCCACGAACAGGCGCGTGGCGTTGTCGATGCTGACCGTTTCATCCACGGGAGAGTGGGCGATCAGCAAGGCGGCCTTGAGGCTGGCGACAATGTCGTCGAGCTTGTGACCTTCAATATCGTCCAGAAATTGCCGGCGGATGCGGAACGGCCGCCCGGCGAGCTTCACCTGCGCCTCACCCTCGCGCTCGATTTCGTCGACATGGTCCATGAACTGCTTGCGCACATGGGCGGCGTCGGCGGGCGCGCCGATGGTGGCCACGGCTTTCAC contains:
- a CDS encoding alpha/beta fold hydrolase, yielding MRTDKVTFEGALGETLAARLERPAGPPRAWALFAHCFSCSKDIHAAQRIARHLTRHGIAVLRFDFTGLGQSEGDFANTNFSSNIEDLVKAAEWLAAEHAPPGLLIGHSLGGAAVIAAAARLAHVKAVATIGAPADAAHVRKQFMDHVDEIEREGEAQVKLAGRPFRIRRQFLDDIEGHKLDDIVASLKAALLIAHSPVDETVSIDNATRLFVAARHPKTFLGLDHADHLLSKEADAHHAADVIAAWALRYAGLGDWPEPPRAPQGKGSAVVEETGLGGYHSWAAAGPHAFIVDEPEAMGGLEGGPHPFQLLCASLAACTTMTLRMYAQRKGHDLGRIRTVVTHERGEDASGAPRDMFSRVISVAGGAGDLTDKLVEIAGKCPVHRTLERVSHIETSAADHS